The Streptomyces sp. NBC_00483 genome contains the following window.
CGAGGACCCGCACGAGCTGGACGTGGCGCCCCACAACTCCGGCCCCAAGTACGGCGACTACCTCGCCACCCGCCCCCGGGTCTCCGAGGACGTCGCCATCAAGGGCCTCATCGACACCGCGAAGCGGATCGGCGCCAGGATCCACATCCTGCACCTCTCCTCCTCCGACGCGCTGCCGCTGATCGCCGCCGCGAAGGCCGAGGGCGTCGAGCTGACCGTCGAGACCTGCCCGCACTACCTCACGCTCACCGCGGAGGAAGTCCCGGACGGGGCAAGCGAGTTCAAGTGCTGCCCGCCGATCCGCGAGGCCGCCAACCAGGACCTGCTGTGGCAGGCGCTCGCCGACGGCACCATCGACTGCATCGTCACCGACCACTCGCCGTCCACGGCCGACCTGAAGACCGACGACTTCGCGACCGCCTGGGGCGGCATCTCCGGCCTCCAGCTGAGCCTCTCGGCGATCTGGACCGCCGCCCGTAGCCGTGGCTACTCCCTTGAGGACGTGGTCCGTTGGATGTCCGAGCGCACGTCGAAGCTCGTGGGCCTCGACGACCGCAAGGGCGCCATCGCCGTCGACCGCGACGCCGACTTCGCCGTCCTCGCGCCCGAGGACACCTTCAGCGTCGACCCGGCCGCCCTCCAGCACCGCAACCGCGTCACCGCGTACGCGGGCAAGACGCTGCACGGCGTCGTCAGGTCGACCTGGCTGCGCGGCGAACGCATCGTCGCCGACGGCGAGTTCACCGCCCCGCAGGGGCAGCTGCTCGAAAGGAACAAGTAACACCATGTCCGCGACTTCCGGGTCCTCCGCGATACCCCACTTCACCGGCGACGCCAGCCCCTACGGCGGCGGCGACCCGTACGCCGACTACCGCACCGCGGACTTCCCGTTCACGCAGGACGCGAACCTCGCCGCGCGCCAGCTCGGCGCCGGCGTGATCGCCGCGAACGACGAGTTCTTCGCGCAGCGCGAGAACCTGCTCGTGCCCGAGCGCGCCGAGTTCGACCCGGAGCACTTCGGCCACAAGGGCAAGATCATGGACGGCTGGGAGACCCGCCGTCGCCGCGGCGCGTCGGCCGACCACCCGTGGCCGACGCAGGAGGACCACGACTGGGCCCTCGTCCGGCTCGGCGCGCCCGGCGTGATCACCGGCATCGTCGTCGACACTGCCCACTTCCGCGGCAACTACCCGCAGGCCGTCTCGGTCGAGGGCACGTTCGTCGAGGGCGCGCCCACGCCCGAGGAGCTGCTCGCCGACGACGTGAAGTGGACAACGCTCGTACCCCGTACGGCCGTTGGCGGCCACGCGGCGAACGGCTTCGTCGTCGACTCCCCGCAGCGCTTCACGCACCTGCGCGTCAACCAGCACCCCGACGGCGGCATCGCCCGCCTGCGGGTCCACGGAGAGGTCCTCCCGGACCCGAAGTGGCTCGCCACGCTCGGCACCTTCGACGTCGTCGCCCTGGAGAACGGCGGCCGCGCCGAGGACGCCTCGAACCTCTTCTACTCGCCGGCCTCGAACACCATCCAGCCGGGCCGCTCCCGCAAGATGGACGACGGCTGGGAGACCCGGCGTCGCCGCGACACCGGCAACGACTGGATCCGCTACCAGCTCGTCGCCCAGTCGCAGATCCGCGCCATCGAGATCGACACGGCGTACCTGAAGGGCAACAGCGCCGGCTGGGCGTCCGTCTCCGTCAAGGACGGCGAGGGTGGCGACTGGGTCGAGGTCCTGCCCCGCACCCGCCTCCAGCCCGACACGAACCACCGGTTCGTGCTCGACACCCCGGCGGTCGGCACGCACGCCCGCGTCGACATCTACCCGGACGGTGGCATCTCGCGGCTGCGCCTGTTCGGCTCCCTGACGGACCAGGGAGAGTCCCAACTGGCGGCCCGCCACGCGGAGTTGGGCGCGTAACCGCTACTCTGCTCGACTTGCGGGGCACACCGGCCTGACAGCACCGGTGTGCCCCGCATTTTTTCGCCTCAGGCGGCGTGCCCGCCATCCACCGCGAACTCGGCGCCCGTCACGTACGAGGCCCCGTCGCCCGCCAGATACGCGACCGTCGACGCCACCTCGTCCGCGGTGCCGTAGCGACCGAGCGCCGTCGCCGCGGCCTGGCCCTGCGCGTACGGCCCGTCGGCCGGGTTCATGTCGGTGTCCGTCGGGCCCGGGTGCACGATGTTCGCCGTGATGCCGCGCCCGCCCAACTCACGGGCGAGCGCCTTCGTCAGCCCGATCAGGGCCGCCTTGCTCGTGGCGTAGAGCGTGCCGCCCGGCCCCGGTACGTGCTGCGCCATGCAGGAGCCGACGGTGACGATCCGGCCGCCCTCCGGCAGCCGGGCCGCCGCGGCCTGCGAGGTGAGGAAGACGCCGCGCACGTTCACGTCGAGCGCCCGGTCGACGTCCGCGAGGGAGAAGCCGTCCAGCGGGCCGAGCGCGCCCACGCCGACGTTGTTCACCAGCACGTCGATCCGGCCGAGCCCCGTCACCGTGTGCTCGACCGCCTCCGCCGCCTCACCCGCGTCCGCCGAGTCGGCCCGCACCGCGAGCCCCCGCCGCCCCAACGCCTCGATCCGCCGCACCACTTCGTCGGCGGCCTCCTTGCCCTGTACGTAGGTGAGCGCCACGTCGAAGCCGTCGCGGGCGAGCCGCAGCGCCGTCGCCGCGCCGATTCCGCGCGAGCCGCCGGTCACCAGAGCCACCTTGCTGTTCATGTCGCCTCCTATAGGGAGCGGATGTTGTGTCTTCAAGTACAGCGACCTACGGAGGCGAGTACTGGCGGCAAATGGACGTCGATGTCGGGACACACTGGTACCAACGGAACCTTTTCCTCCGGTTCCCTCGGTGGGCCCTGGTGGCGGTGCGGCGGGCATGCTGCGCCAGGCCATGGGTACCGCCATGCAGGTCGGCCGGCGCGCCCTCGCGGGTGAATCGCTCGCGTTCCAGTACTTCACGTCGCAGGGCGGCGAGGGCACGGTCGGCTTCGCCGGAGTGCTGCCGGGGGAGATGCGCGCGCTCGAACTCGACGGTACGCGCGCGTGGTTCGCCGAGAAGGACGCCTTCGTGGCCGCCGAGTCGAGCGTCGACTTCGGCATCGCCTGGCAGGGCGGCAGGACAGGCCGCGGCGGCGAGGGTCTGAGCCTCGCGA
Protein-coding sequences here:
- the alc gene encoding allantoicase, which encodes MSATSGSSAIPHFTGDASPYGGGDPYADYRTADFPFTQDANLAARQLGAGVIAANDEFFAQRENLLVPERAEFDPEHFGHKGKIMDGWETRRRRGASADHPWPTQEDHDWALVRLGAPGVITGIVVDTAHFRGNYPQAVSVEGTFVEGAPTPEELLADDVKWTTLVPRTAVGGHAANGFVVDSPQRFTHLRVNQHPDGGIARLRVHGEVLPDPKWLATLGTFDVVALENGGRAEDASNLFYSPASNTIQPGRSRKMDDGWETRRRRDTGNDWIRYQLVAQSQIRAIEIDTAYLKGNSAGWASVSVKDGEGGDWVEVLPRTRLQPDTNHRFVLDTPAVGTHARVDIYPDGGISRLRLFGSLTDQGESQLAARHAELGA
- the allB gene encoding allantoinase AllB, which codes for MSDAEVQIELVLRSTRVVTPEGTRPASVAVAQGKIVAVLAHDAEVPAGARLEDFGDDALLPGIVDTHVHVNDPGRTEWEGFWTATRAAAAGGITTLVDMPLNSLPPTTTVDNLRTKKDVAASKAHIDVGFWGGALPDNVKDLRPLHDAGVFGFKCFLSPSGVDEFPHLDADRLTASMAEIAGFGGLLIVHAEDPHELDVAPHNSGPKYGDYLATRPRVSEDVAIKGLIDTAKRIGARIHILHLSSSDALPLIAAAKAEGVELTVETCPHYLTLTAEEVPDGASEFKCCPPIREAANQDLLWQALADGTIDCIVTDHSPSTADLKTDDFATAWGGISGLQLSLSAIWTAARSRGYSLEDVVRWMSERTSKLVGLDDRKGAIAVDRDADFAVLAPEDTFSVDPAALQHRNRVTAYAGKTLHGVVRSTWLRGERIVADGEFTAPQGQLLERNK
- a CDS encoding 3-oxoacyl-ACP reductase family protein, encoding MNSKVALVTGGSRGIGAATALRLARDGFDVALTYVQGKEAADEVVRRIEALGRRGLAVRADSADAGEAAEAVEHTVTGLGRIDVLVNNVGVGALGPLDGFSLADVDRALDVNVRGVFLTSQAAAARLPEGGRIVTVGSCMAQHVPGPGGTLYATSKAALIGLTKALARELGGRGITANIVHPGPTDTDMNPADGPYAQGQAAATALGRYGTADEVASTVAYLAGDGASYVTGAEFAVDGGHAA